The nucleotide sequence AGAGCGCACACCTCCGCGCACCGGCCACAGAGGATGCACTTGGACGGAGTGCGGACTATTGCCCAAGATGACCGGTCCGCTGATACTACAGACCGCTGGGAGAGCCCCCGGACGCGTTGCAACCCGAGGTCTCTCTCTGCCCGGAGAAGTTCGCAAGTGTCCCCGCGCTCGCAGATGATGCACTCTCGGGGATGGTTTTGGAAAAGGAGACTCGCGTTCGCTGCGCGTTCGCTTTTCACCTGAAGGGTCTCGGTCTTGACTTCGAGGCCGTCGCGGACAGGATAAGTGCACGAAGTGACCGGCCCGCTCTCACCGGCCACTTCGACCAGGCACACCCGGCAGTTCCCGCCGTTTCCCAAGGCCGGGTGGTGGCACAGCGTGGGAATGGACACCCCGGCCAACCGTGCTGCATCGAGCACTGTCGCCTCCGGCGGCGCGTCCACGGTGATCCCATCGATGGTCAGACGCGGCATCGACCCATTCCCCCTGCGCGGCCACTCATCCGCCTGCAACCACTGGCAGAATGCTGACCCTAGCACCGCCCGCGACAATGTGCGCAGGATCGAAGACTCTCATCCCGTCAACTAGCACAATCGCCGTGCAGTCACCGCATATACGGGTTTTGGACAGATCTACCCCGAAATCCTTCTCAAGCCTTTCGAAGACATCTCGAAGGGAGCAGGAGTCTCCTTCGAATTCCACAGACACCCCCGGGCCAAGCTGGGCTGCATACCGGCCCACGCCTTTCACGGTGATGATCACAGCCTAATCCCACCTTACGGAATCCTCCACCTGTTTGAGTGAACCCCAGGTCGTAAGCCAGCCGGCCCTCTCCGTGAGGTCCTTGAACCCAAGGTTCAGATACATGTATCTTGGAGAGTCGAAGGCGTTCGCGGCCAGGTAGACTATGTCGCACCCCTTCTGCCTGGCAAGGTTGACCATTTCGAGGGTCAGATGCGAACCGATTCCGCGCCCACGCATCTTCTCTTTCACGTAGAGCCCCTCGATCTTGGCGACACCCCCGTGCCAGAACAGCTCCACGCACCCGGCCGGCGTAGCTCCAATATACGCAACGTGCACCAAGAGACCACCATCCCACCCTTGGCCGTGGCGTATGCGCGCAACAGACATCTTGTGCTCACACAGAGCAATGGCCCTTTCCACGAACCTGCCCCGAACTTGCGCTCCCCCATATTCGTCCCTCTTGATCTGCCTCCAGTCTTCCTTTGCCCTCCCGTCAGAGTCTACCTCCACAGGCCGAACTTCTTCGCCAGCACGCCTGGCACTCCGCCCCTTGGCGGGGCGGGCTTCGTCCCCGGCGAACAGCTGTAGCACGACAGGCAGGGGGGTGTAATCTCTATCCCGGAGCACCACTGCGAGCTCTTGGAGTGATGTCCGGAAGTCCAACTCGAACTTGCAGTGCTCCCTGCCCAGTCGGCGGAACTGCTTCTCCATCTCCAGGACGAACTCAGTGCAGTCCGCCCCAACCGGGAGATTGATCTCCCTTACATGGTTGGAGTCCCACATGTCCGGGCAGATCTCGGTGGTCACCACCGTGCAGACCTCCGTTCTTCGGACTTCGCATCCCAGATATGCATATTCATCCTCCGCTCTGGCCACGCGCCGAGCGGCTTCCGTTGGTTGATCGCTCATGTAGCATCCTCCAATGGTGGAATCAAAGGTCCCGAAAACCGGGCACGAGCCGCATCAACTGGGCCACAGCAGCCAGGATGGCTCCGGAAGCCACGACCAAGTATGGGATGCTGGATGTCCACACGCTGGCAATTGCCCCATATGCAGACAAGGCCACCGGTGTGATGATCAAGAGGAAAGTCATCCTGAAGGCGAAGACTTTCCCACGCATCTCGTCCGGGACCAGTTTGAAGAATACCATGTTGATGTTGACTTGCGCCAGTGGGGCACATATTCCAATCAGAAACGCCATGGTATATGTCCACACGACGCTCGGAGCCAACCCCCAGCTGGCGAGGAGAAGACCCTGGAGGGTGGGAAAGACTATGACGGCGCGATGGTGTTGGGTGGACTTCTGGAAACCTCCTGCCAACACTGCTCCCACCACACCGCCCACTCCCGCGAACGCGAAGAAGAGCCCGAGGCCGCGCGCGGTCTGGTGGAGCACTTCGCGGATCATGAAGGGCACCAGGATCGTTCCCATTGGCGCAAGGGCGAAGTTCCCACAGGCGAGCATGCCCATCAACCATGGCAGTGTTCTGGTCTTTCTTATGAATCTGAACCCTTCCCTCACTCCGAGAAGGGGGTTGGCGCGCCCTTGCGCGACCCGGTGGTGGTAAGTGATGAAGATCTCCGATACTCCTGAGAGGAAGAACGATATCGCGTTCAATAGGAAAACCATGGAGATCCCGACCCATCCGACGAGCACTCCCCCGAGGAACGGCCCGTACACTCCCACCATGCTGTTCAGACCCTGCTGCACAGCCTGGGATTTCTTGAGGGCGGAGTCTGGGACTATCCTCGGGACCAGTGCGTTCACCGCCGGCTCGAACAGGGCGGACGCTGTGCTCGCAAGGACGGTGGCAGCGTACAAGTGCCACAGCTTGAGCGTGCCACACAGAGCAAGACCCGCGACTGTGCCGATGAGCACAGCGCGGGCAAAGTCCATCCATACTACTACCCACTTGCGGTCCAGCTTGTCGGCGAAGACCCCGAGGAACGGGCCGAGGACCATCGCCGGCACAAGGCTGGCCATTCCGAGGGCCGCCATTGCGGCGGGAGACCCAGTCTTGTCAAGGATCCACCACAGAAGCGCGATCTGGTGAACCTGGTCTCCGGTGGCCGAGACAAACTGCCCGATGGCAAGAAGAGCGAAATCCTTATTGATTAGGGGATTCCCCAACTACCAGCGCCTCCGTCCGACACCCTGGCCGCCGGGCTGAGTCAGCACGGCGGCACGCGAGGCGGGCCGGGACGACGTCCTTCCGTACAAGATCTTCGTAGGTCTCACGTCTGATCACCAGATCAGCCTGGCCATCACGGACGAAGACCGCAGCTGGGCGAGGGTAACGGTTGTAGTTGCTGGCCATGGAGTAGTTGTACGCGCCCGTGCAAAAGACTGCGAGGATGTCACCGACCTCCACATGCGGCAGGGTAATATTCCAGATGAGCATGTCTCCTGACTCACAACAATTCCCCGCAACTGACACCAATTCCTGCATGGGCATGGAAGCTTTGTTCGCGATTGTCGCTTCATATCGGGCCTGATACAAGGCGACCCTGGGGTTGTCCGCCATTCCTCCGTCGACGGAAATGTAGGTCCTGATCCCTGGAATCTCCTTCACTCCGCCCACTGTGTATAAAGTGGTGCCGGCCTCCCCCACGATGGAACGCCCCGGCTCCAGAAGAAGCTTCGGAAGAGGCAGATCCCGTTGTGAAGCAGCCTCGCGGACCGCCCCCATGCATGCCTGGGCGAGCGCGGCAGCTGTGGTGGGCTTGTCGTCCCGGTTGTACTTGATGCCGAGCCCGCCTCCGAGGTTCAGTTCCTCCATGACGAATCCGCACTTGGCCCGGGCCTCCGCGGCAAAGTCCATCATCACATTCACAGCAACCTGGAAAGGCTCTATCTCGAAGATCTGGGACCCGATGTGGCAGTGGATCCCGGTCAGGCGGATATTGGGAAGCTGCATCGCGGCCTCCACCGCCCGAAGGGCCTCACCGTTTGGGATTCCTATTCCGAACTTGGAGTCTATCTGCCCGGTCTTCACATACTCGTGAGTGTGAGCTTCGATGCCCGGGGTCAGCCGGAGTATGACCTCTGCCACCCGGTTCTTCTCCCTGGCAATTCTGTCAACGAGAAGGAGTTCGTCCATGTTGTCTGTTATGAATCTTGCGATACCGACTCGAAGTGCGAAGTCGATCTCAGCCGCCGTCTTGTTGTTGCCGTGGAAGTAGATGTGCTCCGCAGGGTACCCCGCGCTGATTGCCGTGTACAGCTCACCGCCTGANNNNNNNNNNGTCCAGGGATAGCCCTTCATCAGCCATGAGTGCCACTATCGCCTTGGTCATGAACGCCTTGCTCGCATAGAGGATCTCCACATCGTGGTACCTGGACTCGAACTCAGTCCGGTAGGCGCGGCAGGCATCCCTTATCGCCTGTTCGTCGTAGACGTACAAGGGCGTCCCAAACCGCTTCGCGAGTCTGACCGTGTCACATCCACCGATAGTTAGGTGTCCGTTCTTGTTGACCGACATGTGTCCGTGATAGTCCAATTTCTGCACTCTCCTGCCTCAAGCGGTGTAGTACGACCAAGAGTTACTTTAGGTTATCATGAATACTAGAGTGTTCGCAATGGCTCATTAGCAGGTAGAAAGCTGTGAGTGATGCCCAATCTGCTCTTGGAGTTAGCGACGGACTATCAGAATCCTGAGTGCTCGGTCCTGGCTATGATCTCGTCCTGCAACGCCCGGGTAAGGTCACAGAAGAAATCACTGTATCCTGCAACGCGGACTATCAGGTCACGGTGAGCCTCGGGGTGATCTTGGGCCTCCCGTAGGGTTTTGGCGTCGACCACGTTGAACTGCACGTGGTGGCCTCCGAGCCGGAAATACGATCTCACAAGGCGCGCGAGATTGTCGATTCCCTCGTCACCTTCCAGCACTTGCGGTGTGAACTTCAAGTTCAAGAGCGTGCCTCCGGTGAGCACATGGTCCATCTTCGCTACCGACTTGATCACTGCAGTGGGGCCTCTTCTGTCGGCGCCCTGCACTGGAGATATCCCTTCGGATACGGGAGTCCAGGCCTTCCTCCCATCAGGCGTCGCCCCGGTCACCGAGCCGAAGTAGACGTGGCAAGTGGTCGGCAGCATGTCGATACAGTAGCGCCCGCCCTTAGTGTTGGGCCTTCCGTTCACTTCCTTGTAGTACGCATCGAAGATGGAGACCATGATGGCATCAGCGTAGTCGTCGTCATTTCCGTACTTGGGTGTATGGTTGAGCAACACGTCCCGGAGGGCCTCGTGCCCCTGGAAGTTGTGACTCAGCGCCTCAATCATCTCGTCCATGCCGACATCCTTCTGGTCGAAGACGTGATACTTCACCGCAGCCATACTGTCTGTGCAGGTGCCGATCCCCACGCCCTGGATGTAGGTGGTGTTATACCGGGCCCCGCCATCGTGATAGTCCCGACCTTTCTTGATGCAGTCGTCGATCAGGATGGACAGGAACGGGGCGGGCATCATGGTTGCGTAGAGTCTTTCGATGATGTTGTTGGCCTTGACCTTGATGTCGAGGAAGTACTTGAGCTGGGTCCTGAATGCCTCGAACAGTTGGTCGAAGCCTGTGAACTGGGCCGGATCGCCAGTAGATGGCCCCAGCCGGCTCCCGGTTCGGGGATCTATCCCGTCGAACAGTGCCAGCTCGAAAACCTTGGGGAGGTTGAAGTACCCTGTCAGAATGTAGCTCTCCTTGCCGAACGCGCCCGTCTCTACGCACCCGCTAGTGCCCCCACACCTCGCGTCATGAACGGACTTGCCCTGCCTGAGCATCTCCTGGATGACCACGTCGGCGTTGAATATGGAAGGTTGTCCCCACCCTTTCCTCACGATCTTGAGAGCGCGCTTCAGGAACCGGTCTGGGTTCTTCGCGCTCAGCTGAATATTGGAGCTAGGCTGAAGCAGTCTCATCTCATCTATGACGTCGAGTATCAGGTAGGTGACGTCATTCACTCCGTCAAGGCCGTCCGGCCTGAGCCCTCCGGTGTTGATGTTGGCGAAGTCGGTATAGGTCCCGCTTTCGGCGGCTGTGACGCCCACCTTGGGAGGGGCCGGCTGGTTGTTGAACTTGACCCAGAAGCATTGCAGCAGTTCCCTGGCTGCCTCATGGGTGAGGGTACCATCCTCGATCCCTCTCTTGTAGAATGGATAAAGGTGTTGGTCCAACCTTCCTGGATTGAACGAGTCCCAAGTGTTCAGCTCGGTTATCACACCGAGGTGCACGAACCAGTAGGCCTGAAGCGCCTCCCAGAAGTCTCGGGGCCTGTGGGCTGGCACCCAGGAGCACACTTCTGCAATCCTGGAAAGCTCGGCCTTTCTTCTGGGGTCATCCTCCTTATCCGCAAGTTCGAGAGCCGTCTCGGCGTGTCGTTGGGCAAACCTGATTATCGCATCGGCTGCGATGTCCATGGCTTTGAGTTCTTCGTGCTTTTCATAGGCTTCGGGATCGTTCAGGTAGTCCAGGGAAGCCAGGGCCTGGGCAATGTCCTCCTTGAAGTCCAGGAAGCCTTTTTCGTATATCTTCCCGTCCAGCACTGTGTGCCCGGGCGCCCGTTGTTCCATGAACTCTGTGAAGATGCCCGCATCGTATGCGTCCTTCCATTCACGGGGCATTTGGGCGAAGATGATGTCCCGCATGGACCTGCCTTTCCAGAAAGGGATGATGGTGTCTCTGTAGACCCGTTCGTCCTCCTCGGTCGAGGAGAACGTCACCTTGTCCCTGGTTCGCAGGATCTCCAGATCCTGGAGGCTATGGCAGCACAGCTCCGGGTAGGTGGGGGTGGCCTTGGGCGCCGGCCCCCTCTCGCCCACAATCAGCTCGCCGTCGTTGATGCAGATCTTCTTGTTCTCCAGCACATGCTTGAACGCAAGCGCCCGGAGCACGGGTGCGGACACCGCAGGCGCATTCTTATAGAACTCCGTGATGAGTTCAGCGCGCTCCGTGGAGATCCGGGGCTCCGCCTCCAGGCTCTGTCTCCGAAGCTTAAGGACGCGCTCATTCATGGATTGACTACCCCCCGATTCTCGTGATGAACCCGTGGCCGCGAAGACTAGCCAGGACACGGTCGAGCTGCTCCCGGGACGGGGGCTGGGCTTCGGCCATGGCGTACACCCTCCCCAACCTCTCGTACTTATCCATGCCTATGCGGTGGTAGGGGAGGAGATCTACCCGTACCTGCCTCCGCCATTCGAGACCTGAGAGGAATTCAGCCATCAGCTCGATGTCCCTGTCTGCATCATTTACTCCTGGGATCAGCGGAACCCTCACTATCACCTCAACGGGGTGGGCGGCGAGGCGCCGGAGGTTGCTCAGGATCAGGGAATTGTCCACCCCGGTCACCTGCTGATGAACGTCATCCCGAAGCGACTTGATATCATAGAGGATGAGGTCTGCATGGTCGGCCACCTCGAGCAGGGTATCTGGGCTTCCGTACCCGCTCGTAT is from Bacillota bacterium and encodes:
- a CDS encoding MFS transporter; the protein is MGNPLINKDFALLAIGQFVSATGDQVHQIALLWWILDKTGSPAAMAALGMASLVPAMVLGPFLGVFADKLDRKWVVVWMDFARAVLIGTVAGLALCGTLKLWHLYAATVLASTASALFEPAVNALVPRIVPDSALKKSQAVQQGLNSMVGVYGPFLGGVLVGWVGISMVFLLNAISFFLSGVSEIFITYHHRVAQGRANPLLGVREGFRFIRKTRTLPWLMGMLACGNFALAPMGTILVPFMIREVLHQTARGLGLFFAFAGVGGVVGAVLAGGFQKSTQHHRAVIVFPTLQGLLLASWGLAPSVVWTYTMAFLIGICAPLAQVNINMVFFKLVPDEMRGKVFAFRMTFLLIITPVALSAYGAIASVWTSSIPYLVVASGAILAAVAQLMRLVPGFRDL
- a CDS encoding glycyl-radical enzyme activating protein; translated protein: IEEAKKLSGAPGCVECGRCVAACPNRAIEPKDGMPAVVPGRCTSCGGCVSACHSGGRVMVGRKVSVAEVLDEVTKDTIFYDESGGGVTFSGGEPLAQPEFLVSLVKACREMGIHTAIDTSGYGSPDTLLEVADHADLILYDIKSLRDDVHQQVTGVDNSLILSNLRRLAAHPVEVIVRVPLIPGVNDADRDIELMAEFLSGLEWRRQVRVDLLPYHRIGMDKYERLGRVYAMAEAQPPSREQLDRVLASLRGHGFITRIGG
- the lysA gene encoding diaminopimelate decarboxylase translates to SGGELYTAISAGYPAEHIYFHGNNKTAAEIDFALRVGIARFITDNMDELLLVDRIAREKNRVAEVILRLTPGIEAHTHEYVKTGQIDSKFGIGIPNGEALRAVEAAMQLPNIRLTGIHCHIGSQIFEIEPFQVAVNVMMDFAAEARAKCGFVMEELNLGGGLGIKYNRDDKPTTAAALAQACMGAVREAASQRDLPLPKLLLEPGRSIVGEAGTTLYTVGGVKEIPGIRTYISVDGGMADNPRVALYQARYEATIANKASMPMQELVSVAGNCCESGDMLIWNITLPHVEVGDILAVFCTGAYNYSMASNYNRYPRPAAVFVRDGQADLVIRRETYEDLVRKDVVPARLACRRADSARRPGCRTEALVVGESPNQ
- a CDS encoding glycyl radical protein — protein: MNERVLKLRRQSLEAEPRISTERAELITEFYKNAPAVSAPVLRALAFKHVLENKKICINDGELIVGERGPAPKATPTYPELCCHSLQDLEILRTRDKVTFSSTEEDERVYRDTIIPFWKGRSMRDIIFAQMPREWKDAYDAGIFTEFMEQRAPGHTVLDGKIYEKGFLDFKEDIAQALASLDYLNDPEAYEKHEELKAMDIAADAIIRFAQRHAETALELADKEDDPRRKAELSRIAEVCSWVPAHRPRDFWEALQAYWFVHLGVITELNTWDSFNPGRLDQHLYPFYKRGIEDGTLTHEAARELLQCFWVKFNNQPAPPKVGVTAAESGTYTDFANINTGGLRPDGLDGVNDVTYLILDVIDEMRLLQPSSNIQLSAKNPDRFLKRALKIVRKGWGQPSIFNADVVIQEMLRQGKSVHDARCGGTSGCVETGAFGKESYILTGYFNLPKVFELALFDGIDPRTGSRLGPSTGDPAQFTGFDQLFEAFRTQLKYFLDIKVKANNIIERLYATMMPAPFLSILIDDCIKKGRDYHDGGARYNTTYIQGVGIGTCTDSMAAVKYHVFDQKDVGMDEMIEALSHNFQGHEALRDVLLNHTPKYGNDDDYADAIMVSIFDAYYKEVNGRPNTKGGRYCIDMLPTTCHVYFGSVTGATPDGRKAWTPVSEGISPVQGADRRGPTAVIKSVAKMDHVLTGGTLLNLKFTPQVLEGDEGIDNLARLVRSYFRLGGHHVQFNVVDAKTLREAQDHPEAHRDLIVRVAGYSDFFCDLTRALQDEIIARTEHSGF
- a CDS encoding diaminopimelate decarboxylase; this translates as MSVNKNGHLTIGGCDTVRLAKRFGTPLYVYDEQAIRDACRAYRTEFESRYHDVEILYASKAFMTKAIVALMADEGLSLD
- a CDS encoding GNAT family N-acetyltransferase, encoding MSDQPTEAARRVARAEDEYAYLGCEVRRTEVCTVVTTEICPDMWDSNHVREINLPVGADCTEFVLEMEKQFRRLGREHCKFELDFRTSLQELAVVLRDRDYTPLPVVLQLFAGDEARPAKGRSARRAGEEVRPVEVDSDGRAKEDWRQIKRDEYGGAQVRGRFVERAIALCEHKMSVARIRHGQGWDGGLLVHVAYIGATPAGCVELFWHGGVAKIEGLYVKEKMRGRGIGSHLTLEMVNLARQKGCDIVYLAANAFDSPRYMYLNLGFKDLTERAGWLTTWGSLKQVEDSVRWD